The following are encoded together in the Thermus neutrinimicus genome:
- the groL gene encoding chaperonin GroEL (60 kDa chaperone family; promotes refolding of misfolded polypeptides especially under stressful conditions; forms two stacked rings of heptamers to form a barrel-shaped 14mer; ends can be capped by GroES; misfolded proteins enter the barrel where they are refolded when GroES binds) — MAKILVFDEAARRALERGVNAVADAVKVTLGPRGRNVVLEKKFGSPTITKDGVTVAKEIELENHLENIGAQLLKEVASKTNDVAGDGTTTATVLAQAIVREGLKNVAAGANPLALKRGIERAVEAAVEKIRSLAIPVEDRKAIEEVATISANDPDVGKLIADAMEKVGKEGIITVEESKSLETELKFVEGYQFDKGYISPYFVTNPEAMEAVLEDAFILIVEKKVSNVRELLPILEQVAQTGKPLLLIAEDVEGEALATLVVNKLRGTLNVAAVKAPGFGDRRKEMLKDIAAVTGGTVISEELGFKLENATLSMLGRAERVKITKDETTIVGGKGKKEDIEARINGIKKELETTDSEYAKEKLQERLAKLAGGVAVIRVGAATETELKEKKHRFEDALNATRAAVEEGIVPGGGVALLRAISAVDELIQKLEGDEATGAKIVRRALEEPARQIAENAGYEGSVVVQRILSETKNPRLGFNAATGEYVDMVEAGIVDPAKVTRSALQNAASIGSLILTTEAVVAEKPEKKESTPAPAGGGDMDF, encoded by the coding sequence ATGGCGAAGATCCTGGTGTTTGACGAGGCAGCCCGCCGGGCCTTGGAGCGCGGCGTGAACGCGGTAGCCGATGCGGTGAAGGTAACCTTGGGCCCCCGGGGCCGGAACGTGGTCCTGGAGAAGAAGTTCGGCTCCCCCACCATCACCAAGGACGGGGTGACGGTGGCCAAGGAGATCGAGCTGGAGAACCACCTGGAGAACATCGGGGCCCAGCTCCTCAAGGAGGTGGCCTCCAAGACCAACGACGTGGCCGGTGACGGTACCACCACCGCCACCGTCTTGGCCCAGGCCATCGTGCGGGAAGGTCTGAAGAACGTGGCCGCCGGCGCCAACCCCCTGGCCCTCAAGCGGGGCATCGAGAGGGCGGTGGAGGCGGCGGTGGAGAAGATCCGCTCCCTGGCCATCCCCGTGGAGGACCGCAAGGCCATCGAGGAGGTGGCCACCATCTCCGCCAACGATCCCGATGTCGGCAAGCTGATCGCCGACGCCATGGAGAAGGTGGGGAAGGAGGGGATCATCACCGTCGAGGAGTCCAAGAGCCTGGAGACCGAGCTGAAGTTCGTGGAGGGGTACCAGTTTGACAAGGGGTACATCTCCCCCTACTTCGTCACCAACCCCGAGGCCATGGAGGCGGTCCTGGAGGACGCCTTCATCCTCATCGTGGAGAAGAAGGTCTCCAACGTGCGCGAACTCCTCCCCATCCTGGAGCAGGTGGCCCAGACCGGCAAGCCCCTCCTCCTGATCGCCGAGGACGTGGAGGGCGAGGCCCTGGCCACCCTGGTGGTCAACAAGCTCCGGGGCACCTTGAACGTGGCGGCGGTGAAGGCTCCCGGCTTCGGTGACCGCCGTAAGGAGATGCTCAAGGACATCGCCGCCGTCACCGGTGGTACCGTCATCTCCGAGGAGCTCGGCTTCAAGCTGGAGAACGCCACCCTCTCCATGCTGGGTCGGGCCGAGCGGGTGAAGATCACCAAGGACGAGACCACCATCGTGGGCGGCAAGGGCAAGAAGGAGGACATCGAGGCCCGCATCAACGGCATCAAGAAGGAGCTGGAGACCACGGACAGCGAGTACGCCAAGGAGAAGCTCCAGGAGCGCCTGGCCAAGCTGGCGGGGGGCGTGGCGGTGATCCGGGTAGGGGCCGCCACCGAAACCGAGCTGAAGGAGAAGAAGCACCGCTTTGAGGACGCCCTGAACGCCACCCGGGCCGCGGTGGAGGAGGGCATCGTCCCGGGCGGTGGCGTGGCGCTTCTTCGGGCCATCAGCGCCGTGGACGAGCTTATCCAGAAGCTGGAGGGGGACGAGGCCACCGGGGCTAAGATCGTGCGCCGGGCCCTGGAGGAGCCCGCCCGTCAGATCGCCGAGAACGCCGGCTACGAGGGCTCCGTGGTGGTCCAGAGGATCCTCTCCGAGACCAAGAACCCCCGCCTGGGCTTCAACGCGGCCACCGGGGAGTACGTGGACATGGTGGAGGCGGGCATCGTGGACCCCGCCAAGGTGACCCGCTCCGCCCTGCAGAACGCTGCCTCCATCGGCTCCCTCATCCTCACCACCGAGGCCGTGGTGGCGGAGAAGCCCGAGAAGAAGGAGTCCACCCCCGCTCCCGCGGGCGGCGGGGACATGGACTTCTAA